The window ACAAAGGGGACTGTTATGCAACAGTCCCTCATTTATCTTATAACATTTATTCTATCTCATTTTTCATAAATAAACTTTGCCATCATGTGATATGTCTTATATCACACAATTTCCTTATGGCTGCAAAGTAATACTTCTTCTATCGGATAATTTAACCTTTAATGGAATCTGTACAAACTTATTACCTTGTTTACGGTTAACTTTTACACTGACTGTATCACCAACTTCATATTTCTCCAATTCAGCGGATAACTCATCAAAGTTGAAGATGGTGACGCCATTAAATTCAAAAATAATATCTTCAGGTTGAATACCACCTTTATCAGCCCCACTATTAGGCTCTACTTGTTTAACAAGTACACCAATTGGAATGTTATAAGCTTCTGCCATACTTTCATTGATATTTATACCACTGATACCCAGTACAGGACGTTTGACTTGGTTCATAATATCTTCAATAACATCCTTAGCTTCTGTAATAGGTATAGCAAATCCCATACCTTCTACTTCGGTAGATGCTAACTTAATGCTGTTAATACCGATAACTTCACTTTTTGAATTGACTAAAGCACCACCGCTGTTACCAGGGTTTATGGCTGCATCTGTTTGGATATATTGAACATTTTTATCAACAGAGCCCAGTGAACGGTTAAGAGCGCTAATATAACCCACTGTAACGGTATCACCTTTACCTAATGGATTACCAATAGCAACGGCTAATTCACCCACTTTTAGTTTACTTGAGTCGCCAAGAGTGGCAATACGAATATTATCTAATATGTCTTTTTTCATGTCTTTTTTAGCAACAGATAGTACGGCCAAATCATAATCTGGTTCATACCCTACTAAACTAGCAGAGACACTTTCAGATTCATTAAAGGAAATATCCACCTTCTTAGCATTGTCAATGACATGAAAGTTGGTCACGATTAAAATGTCTTCATCCGTCTCCTTGAAAATAATGCCTGACCCTGCTGCGCCTGGTTGATCAAATTGATTATTAAACCAATCTCTTGATGACACCGTTGTGATAATGGTCACGATGGATGGCCTTACATTTTCAGCAATCTCAATGACAGGTGATACATAATAGTTTTTGGATGTATCCGTTAATCTACTATCTAATTCTTGTAAGTTATTGTCACCATTTGCATCGGTAGTGGTTCTTGTTAGGTTTGTATCGTCTTCAAAAGAAAAATTGGAATCATTGGATTTGTCATTGGTATCTGACCCAAGATATTTCTCTACAATTGGTTTGGTAAAAACCGATCCCACTTGAAAAGCCCCGCCGCATAACACAGCAATGAGTAAGAATGCTACAACTTTTCTAAATACATAAGGCTTTCGCGTCTTTCGGTCATTTTTAACTGTCTCTTTAAAGCAATGACTTTGATAGGTTTGTTGTCTGCTTTGTACAGGCACGTAATCATGCTCTACGCCATGTGCTTTGTTATCATGCCTATATGCTTCTTGTTCCTGTCTATGATAAGTAGGTTGTGTTCTTGATATGTTGTCATCTTCTCTATCATCTGTAAAGTTATTTGTTTGTGTACCTGTATGATTAACTGTTTCATTAATTGGTCTGTCATCTGGCTCTGGTTTGGGATTAGAATGTAAATTGTTGTCATGATAATCTTTGAATTCACTCATACGCTTTATCCTCCAAATTCATTTTTCTCTTAGTCATAAAAGTGGCCTGCTTTTATACTTATTTTCGCTTTCTATATTATAGATTATACGCATTATGTTTGAATAAAATATGAACACACTGTTAATAATTTTGAATGATTTAACAACAATTAAAAACCATCTACACTTAATGGCTATATAGATGGCAATAGGGCATCTTTATTTATTTTTTTTCTCCAACATGTCGTTCTCTGGCTGAGGTAAAGACTGGCGATGCTTCATGTGACAATTACCATCAATTAAAGCACCTTCGTCAATGATGATACTACTTGTATGTATATCGCCGGAAACACGACTTGTCTTTGTGAGATGCAATTGACCTGTGATGTTAAGGTTTCCTTGAATCTGTCCAGCTACCAATAAGAAATCTGACACAACATTTCCCTCAATATAACCACTTTCCCCAACAACTAAACTGGCTTCGATCTCCATGTCTCCATAAAACTTCCCATTAACTTGTACTGAACTCTTAGATTTTAATGTCGCTGATTCTAATATGGTTTCTTTACCGATAATGGTTGCTGGCTTGTCATAGCTAGCTTTTTTCTTTTGTTTCATGTGTATAGTCTCCTTATTCCAAATATTTATCAAGTATTTCTATAACAAAATTCGATCAAGTACATTTTTCCTTCTTTATATCATACCATAATTCCATGAAAATATCATCTTCTTTTTAGTACTTCTACACTAATTACACATGGCTTTCCCATGATACCTATGACGGAGTTTATAGTCCATTGTTCACAGATAACAACACCTCTTATTTTACTTTTACATCATAACCTTTATCTTTTAAAACACTTAAAATGGCTTCGATATGCTCATGACCATTGGTCTCAACGGTAATTTCAAGCTCAACCTCCATAAAACGATCCACTTCTTTTAATTGATTATGGTCAAGCTTAATCACATTGGCATGAATGCCCGCTAATATCTCAGATATTTTTAATAGCTCTCCTGGCTTATCCGTCAAATCTACTGAGAAACACAGAATGCGACCTCGATAGCAGAGACCTTTATTTATCATGGCAGACATGGTTAGTACATCAATATTACCACCACTGACCACACTGACTACATGCTTATCTTTTATCTTTAATTTTTTTAGGGCAGCAAGGGATAATACCCCTGCATTTTCACCGACTAATTTATGTTTTTCCAATAATAATAAACAGGCTTCCATAATCTCAAAATCCGATACCGTGATGATGTCGTCTACATATTCTTGAATCATGGCAAAGGTCATATCGCCAGGTTTTTTAACAGCTACACCATCTGCTATGGTATGGACATCATCCAGACATATAATGGTATTTTTATCCAGGGATTTTTTCATGGCCATAGCACCTTCTGGCTCTACACCAATGATTTTGACTTCTGGTTTTCTCTCTTTAATGGCTTTCGCTATACCACTAATGAGTCCACCACCACCAATAGGTACAAGG is drawn from Vallitalea pronyensis and contains these coding sequences:
- a CDS encoding S1C family serine protease, whose translation is MSEFKDYHDNNLHSNPKPEPDDRPINETVNHTGTQTNNFTDDREDDNISRTQPTYHRQEQEAYRHDNKAHGVEHDYVPVQSRQQTYQSHCFKETVKNDRKTRKPYVFRKVVAFLLIAVLCGGAFQVGSVFTKPIVEKYLGSDTNDKSNDSNFSFEDDTNLTRTTTDANGDNNLQELDSRLTDTSKNYYVSPVIEIAENVRPSIVTIITTVSSRDWFNNQFDQPGAAGSGIIFKETDEDILIVTNFHVIDNAKKVDISFNESESVSASLVGYEPDYDLAVLSVAKKDMKKDILDNIRIATLGDSSKLKVGELAVAIGNPLGKGDTVTVGYISALNRSLGSVDKNVQYIQTDAAINPGNSGGALVNSKSEVIGINSIKLASTEVEGMGFAIPITEAKDVIEDIMNQVKRPVLGISGININESMAEAYNIPIGVLVKQVEPNSGADKGGIQPEDIIFEFNGVTIFNFDELSAELEKYEVGDTVSVKVNRKQGNKFVQIPLKVKLSDRRSITLQP
- a CDS encoding bactofilin family protein encodes the protein MKQKKKASYDKPATIIGKETILESATLKSKSSVQVNGKFYGDMEIEASLVVGESGYIEGNVVSDFLLVAGQIQGNLNITGQLHLTKTSRVSGDIHTSSIIIDEGALIDGNCHMKHRQSLPQPENDMLEKKNK
- the ilvA gene encoding threonine ammonia-lyase, whose amino-acid sequence is MTDFNSTAQHTMDFDAAKERLKGIIYETTLIGSKIFSKECGNNVYIKPENLQATGAFKIRGAYNKISKLSLEERNKGLIASSAGNHAQGVALAAHKLGVHATIVMPKSTPLIKIEATKKYGAKVILHGDCYDEAYQKAMALKKENGYIFVHPFNDADVIEGQGTIGLEIMDELDAVDYVLVPIGGGGLISGIAKAIKERKPEVKIIGVEPEGAMAMKKSLDKNTIICLDDVHTIADGVAVKKPGDMTFAMIQEYVDDIITVSDFEIMEACLLLLEKHKLVGENAGVLSLAALKKLKIKDKHVVSVVSGGNIDVLTMSAMINKGLCYRGRILCFSVDLTDKPGELLKISEILAGIHANVIKLDHNQLKEVDRFMEVELEITVETNGHEHIEAILSVLKDKGYDVKVK